The following are from one region of the Cyanobium gracile PCC 6307 genome:
- a CDS encoding YcjF family protein, protein MTSPDPLRPAALASLLSAGWGRQALLLAGGVIGAELLLRALPGEGLGLVGIAGVAAGWWWLGRRPARLAPPRLPASFDAWLRRCEELLLQFEQLEGEPDEGRPGHGQPQRRAGLAALREEGARPGLQLALVGCVAPDAAWAPQLQAALRGRLALSLRWGEALPAVSRERQWPEGFAAADVVLFHLVTPLRAADLRWLEAVPPSQPLWLLVQPEAPCDPAVLASELTSQWPGAAADRLLPWDGRPEALATSLQPLARWLVAEGPSLRRATPLRRIEALHRRWQADLERLRRQRLVQLQQRTQWMVAAGVFAAPLPTLDLLVLAAANGLMLQEMARLWGCPWSTEQLKAAAVELGKASLLLGVVEWSSQALMAAARLHGATWLVGGAIQALSAAYLTRVVSHAMADVLALSAGVEAPDLERIKREAPLLVARAAEAEKLDWSGFLQQGGAWIRQQLGPPSSPCLADPSLPPAM, encoded by the coding sequence GTGACGTCCCCGGACCCCCTGCGCCCCGCCGCCCTGGCCTCGTTGCTGTCAGCCGGCTGGGGCAGGCAGGCCCTGCTGCTCGCCGGGGGGGTGATCGGGGCCGAGCTGCTGCTGCGGGCTCTCCCCGGTGAAGGACTGGGCCTGGTGGGGATCGCCGGGGTGGCGGCGGGCTGGTGGTGGCTGGGCCGGCGGCCCGCCCGCCTGGCGCCGCCACGGCTGCCCGCCAGCTTCGACGCCTGGCTGCGGCGCTGCGAGGAGCTGCTGCTCCAGTTCGAGCAGCTGGAGGGGGAACCGGACGAGGGGAGGCCGGGCCACGGTCAGCCGCAGCGCCGCGCCGGCCTGGCCGCCCTGCGGGAGGAAGGGGCCCGGCCCGGTCTCCAGCTCGCCCTGGTGGGCTGCGTCGCCCCCGACGCCGCCTGGGCCCCCCAGCTCCAGGCGGCCCTGCGTGGCCGGCTGGCCCTGAGCCTGCGCTGGGGCGAAGCCCTGCCGGCGGTGAGCCGGGAGCGCCAATGGCCGGAGGGCTTCGCCGCCGCCGACGTGGTGCTGTTCCACCTGGTGACTCCCCTGCGGGCCGCCGATCTGCGCTGGCTGGAGGCGGTGCCCCCGAGCCAGCCCCTCTGGCTGCTGGTGCAGCCGGAGGCCCCCTGCGATCCGGCCGTCCTGGCGTCCGAACTGACCTCCCAGTGGCCGGGCGCCGCCGCCGACCGGCTGCTGCCTTGGGACGGCCGCCCCGAGGCCCTGGCCACCAGCCTGCAGCCCCTCGCCCGCTGGCTGGTGGCCGAGGGCCCGTCCCTGCGCCGGGCCACGCCGCTGCGGCGCATCGAGGCCCTGCACCGGCGCTGGCAGGCCGACCTGGAGCGGCTGCGGCGGCAGCGGCTGGTCCAGCTCCAGCAGCGCACCCAGTGGATGGTGGCCGCGGGGGTGTTCGCCGCCCCCCTCCCCACCCTGGATCTGCTGGTGCTGGCAGCGGCCAACGGCCTGATGCTGCAGGAGATGGCCCGCCTCTGGGGCTGCCCGTGGAGTACGGAGCAGCTCAAGGCCGCCGCCGTGGAACTGGGCAAGGCCTCCCTGCTGCTGGGGGTGGTGGAGTGGAGCAGCCAGGCCCTGATGGCCGCCGCGCGTCTCCACGGCGCCACCTGGCTGGTGGGCGGGGCCATCCAGGCCCTGAGCGCGGCCTATCTGACACGGGTGGTGAGCCACGCCATGGCCGATGTGCTGGCCCTCTCCGCCGGGGTCGAGGCCCCGGACCTCGAGCGGATCAAGCGGGAGGCTCCCCTGCTGGTGGCCCGGGCGGCCGAGGCGGAGAAGCTCGACTGGTCCGGTTTCCTGCAGCAGGGCGGAGCCTGGATCCGCCAGCAACTGGGTCCACCCTCGTCGCCATGCCTGGCCGACCCGTCCCTGCCGCCGGCGATGTGA
- the psbA gene encoding photosystem II q(b) protein, whose translation MTTAIRSGRSESWESFCAWVTSTNNRIYVGWFGVLMIPCLLAATICYVVAFIAAPAVDIDGIREPVAGSLMYGNNIISGAVVPSSNAIGLHFYPIWEAASLDEWLYNGGPYQLVVFHFLIGISAYMGRQWELSYRLGMRPWICVAYSAPLSAAFAVFLIYPLGQGSFSDGMPLGISGTFNFMLVFQAEHNILMHPFHMLGVAGVFGGSLFSAMHGSLVTSSLVRETTESESQNYGYKFGQEEETYNIVAAHGYFGRLIFQYASFNNSRSLHFFLAAWPVVGIWFTSLGISTMAFNLNGFNFNQSVLDSQGRVVNTWADVLNRANLGFEVMHERNAHNFPLDLATVQSVPVALQAPAIG comes from the coding sequence ATGACCACTGCCATTCGCAGCGGCCGCTCGGAAAGCTGGGAAAGCTTCTGCGCCTGGGTCACTTCCACCAACAACCGCATCTATGTCGGTTGGTTCGGTGTGCTGATGATCCCTTGCCTGCTGGCCGCCACCATCTGCTACGTCGTTGCCTTCATTGCGGCCCCCGCCGTCGACATCGACGGCATCCGTGAGCCGGTCGCCGGCTCCCTGATGTACGGCAACAACATCATCTCCGGCGCCGTTGTTCCTTCCAGCAACGCCATCGGTCTGCACTTCTACCCCATCTGGGAAGCCGCCAGCCTCGACGAGTGGCTGTACAACGGCGGTCCCTACCAGCTGGTGGTCTTCCACTTCCTGATCGGCATCTCCGCCTACATGGGACGCCAGTGGGAGCTCTCCTACCGGCTGGGCATGCGCCCCTGGATCTGCGTCGCCTATTCCGCCCCCCTCTCGGCGGCCTTCGCGGTGTTCCTGATCTATCCCCTCGGCCAGGGCTCCTTCTCCGACGGCATGCCCCTCGGCATCAGCGGCACCTTCAACTTCATGCTGGTGTTCCAGGCCGAGCACAACATCCTGATGCACCCCTTCCACATGCTGGGTGTGGCCGGTGTGTTCGGTGGCTCCCTGTTCTCCGCCATGCACGGCTCCCTCGTCACCAGCTCCCTGGTGCGTGAGACCACCGAAAGCGAGTCGCAGAACTACGGCTACAAGTTTGGCCAGGAAGAGGAGACCTACAACATCGTGGCCGCCCACGGCTACTTCGGTCGTCTGATCTTCCAGTACGCCTCCTTCAACAACAGCCGCAGCCTCCACTTCTTCCTGGCGGCCTGGCCCGTGGTCGGCATCTGGTTCACGTCCCTGGGCATCAGCACCATGGCGTTCAACCTGAACGGCTTCAACTTCAACCAGTCCGTCCTCGACAGCCAGGGCCGGGTGGTGAACACCTGGGCCGACGTGCTCAACCGGGCCAACCTCGGTTTCGAGGTGATGCACGAGCGCAACGCCCACAACTTCCCCCTTGATCTGGCCACCGTGCAGTCCGTACCCGTGGCCCTGCAGGCTCCGGCGATCGGCTGA